A genome region from Methanococcoides burtonii DSM 6242 includes the following:
- a CDS encoding IS5-like element ISMbu1 family transposase — MSLTNFAFKEEYKRLENLGDKLSEIESLIDWKPFRPIIAEMYINKTEFGGRPNVDEIVMLKMLVLQQWHGLSDPELERQATDRISFRKFLGFPAKIPDHTTVWAFRERIAQSGKEDEIWNEMQRQLDKKGLRIKQGMIQDATFIHADPGHANLDTPRGNEAKTRRCKDGTWTKKASKSHFGYKLHTIEDTEYDLIRRYRTTTASVHDSQVDLSEEGEVVYRDRGYFGAISKGYDATMQRGVRGHPIGIRDKMRNKRISRKRAKGERPYAVIKNVFTSGFVRVTTLARVNVKMAITAFSYNLYQLRTIRRKSLG; from the coding sequence ATGTCCTTAACAAACTTTGCTTTTAAAGAAGAGTACAAACGTCTTGAAAATCTCGGTGACAAGCTCTCTGAAATTGAATCTCTCATCGATTGGAAACCATTTCGTCCAATTATAGCAGAGATGTATATCAATAAAACAGAGTTCGGTGGCAGACCAAACGTTGATGAAATCGTCATGCTCAAAATGTTAGTATTGCAACAATGGCATGGACTATCTGACCCTGAACTTGAAAGACAAGCTACTGACAGAATTTCCTTTAGGAAATTCTTGGGCTTTCCTGCAAAAATTCCAGATCATACTACTGTTTGGGCATTTAGAGAACGAATTGCTCAATCAGGAAAAGAAGATGAAATCTGGAATGAAATGCAAAGACAACTTGATAAGAAAGGTTTGAGGATCAAACAAGGTATGATTCAGGATGCAACATTTATACATGCTGATCCAGGACATGCAAATCTTGATACTCCTCGTGGAAATGAAGCAAAGACCAGAAGATGTAAGGACGGTACATGGACAAAAAAGGCATCTAAGTCACATTTTGGATATAAACTACATACCATTGAAGATACCGAATATGATCTGATAAGGAGATATAGGACAACTACTGCCTCAGTTCATGATAGTCAGGTGGATCTTTCTGAAGAAGGCGAAGTTGTTTACAGAGATAGAGGTTACTTTGGTGCAATTTCAAAAGGATATGATGCAACTATGCAAAGGGGCGTGCGAGGTCATCCTATTGGTATTAGGGATAAGATGAGAAACAAAAGAATAAGCAGGAAAAGAGCAAAGGGAGAAAGACCTTATGCTGTTATCAAAAATGTGTTTACGTCAGGATTTGTAAGAGTAACAACGTTGGCAAGAGTAAATGTCAAAATGGCGATTACAGCATTCAGCTATAATCTCTATCAATTGAGGACAATAAGAAGAAAATCATTAGGATGA
- a CDS encoding dihydroorotase, protein MTDILITNTKVFYNNILQPGEIQINDGKIQRIAKNITSADPDLLIDAKGALTIPGGIDVHVHFREPGMIKKEDWYTGSCSAAAGGTTTVVEHPNTIPPTIDKSSFKEKLKLANRKSIIDFGINGGVTKNLESLSLLWELGVTSFGEIFMAESTGGLNIDEKDFSEALGIIKELDAVACIHAEDENIRLENEKLLKHDLSPNSHSRIRSNLCEGIAVQNALETIAEKGTRSHFCHISTLDALGLIRKEAYVAQNEGRESKVTCETAPHHLFLSTRDWDRLGTFGKMNPPLRDRRNVKALMNAINDGTVNAIASDHAPHSEFDKDLDIRSAPSGVPGVETLMPLMLMAVKKNLLPIGRMIEVTSRNPARIFGLDTKHSKGVFAEGYDADLIIVDTHTATPIKADKLHSKAGWTPFENMDAIFPKMTISKGEVIWDGELIAEKGRGSFLEGCGCLEDE, encoded by the coding sequence ATGACCGATATCCTCATCACAAACACAAAGGTCTTCTACAACAATATTCTGCAGCCCGGTGAAATTCAGATCAATGACGGAAAAATCCAACGGATAGCAAAGAATATCACTTCAGCAGACCCGGACCTTCTTATCGATGCGAAGGGAGCATTAACTATTCCTGGGGGTATCGATGTACATGTGCATTTCAGGGAGCCTGGAATGATAAAAAAAGAGGACTGGTACACAGGGTCATGTTCAGCGGCTGCTGGTGGTACTACTACTGTTGTCGAGCATCCGAACACCATTCCACCTACCATTGACAAATCATCCTTCAAAGAAAAACTTAAACTCGCAAACCGCAAATCGATAATTGATTTCGGCATCAATGGTGGTGTAACAAAGAACCTTGAGTCACTTTCCCTTCTTTGGGAATTGGGAGTCACATCGTTTGGTGAGATATTCATGGCCGAGTCCACAGGCGGGCTGAATATAGATGAGAAGGACTTTTCAGAAGCTCTTGGGATAATCAAGGAACTTGATGCTGTCGCCTGTATCCATGCAGAGGATGAGAACATCCGCCTTGAGAATGAGAAATTGTTAAAACATGATCTTTCTCCCAATTCACATTCCAGGATACGCTCGAATCTGTGTGAGGGAATTGCTGTCCAGAATGCGCTTGAGACCATCGCAGAAAAGGGAACAAGGTCACACTTTTGTCACATCAGTACACTTGATGCATTGGGTCTGATACGCAAAGAGGCATATGTGGCTCAAAATGAAGGACGTGAGAGCAAAGTCACCTGTGAGACGGCACCACACCACCTTTTCCTTTCCACAAGGGACTGGGACAGGCTTGGTACTTTTGGGAAGATGAACCCTCCACTGCGTGATCGCAGGAACGTAAAAGCGCTGATGAATGCCATAAATGATGGAACTGTTAATGCGATAGCTTCCGATCATGCACCGCATTCCGAATTTGATAAGGACCTTGACATCAGAAGCGCACCCTCCGGTGTGCCAGGTGTGGAGACACTTATGCCACTTATGCTCATGGCCGTCAAGAAGAACCTGCTTCCAATTGGCAGGATGATAGAGGTAACAAGCCGAAATCCTGCTCGTATCTTTGGTCTTGATACAAAGCATTCAAAGGGCGTATTTGCTGAAGGGTATGATGCTGATCTGATCATTGTGGATACACACACAGCTACCCCCATAAAAGCAGACAAGCTTCACAGTAAAGCCGGGTGGACCCCATTTGAGAACATGGATGCTATATTCCCCAAAATGACCATTTCAAAGGGTGAGGTTATCTGGGATGGTGAACTCATTGCCGAAAAGGGACGTGGAAGTTTCCTTGAAGGTTGTGGATGTCTTGAGGATGAATGA
- a CDS encoding acetate uptake transporter — protein MDESVTKITTANPAPLGLMGFGMTTVLLNLHNAGFFGLGVTILAMGLFYGGIAQIIAGLMEWKNGNTFGTTAFTSYGAFWLTLVFILIAPKLGMGDTPGAIEMSAYLFMWGLFTFGMFIGTFKANRALQVVFGSLTLLFLLLAISDLTGNAALKQFAGYEGIFCGLSAIYLALAEIINEKFGRTILPIGE, from the coding sequence ATGGATGAAAGTGTGACCAAGATCACGACAGCAAATCCGGCACCATTGGGATTAATGGGGTTTGGAATGACCACGGTGTTACTTAATTTGCATAATGCTGGATTCTTTGGACTGGGAGTAACGATCTTAGCCATGGGCCTATTTTATGGAGGTATTGCTCAAATTATAGCAGGGCTCATGGAATGGAAAAATGGTAATACTTTTGGGACAACAGCATTCACGTCATATGGAGCATTCTGGCTCACGTTAGTGTTCATACTAATCGCACCAAAATTGGGCATGGGAGACACTCCAGGCGCAATCGAAATGTCAGCATATCTGTTCATGTGGGGATTGTTCACCTTCGGGATGTTCATAGGTACTTTCAAAGCTAACAGGGCCTTGCAAGTCGTCTTCGGATCATTAACATTGCTATTCCTATTGCTGGCCATATCCGATCTCACAGGAAATGCAGCATTGAAGCAATTCGCTGGCTACGAAGGGATCTTTTGTGGCCTTAGTGCAATATACCTGGCACTGGCTGAAATAATAAATGAAAAGTTCGGTAGAACGATCTTACCAATAGGTGAATAA
- a CDS encoding ATP-dependent helicase — protein sequence MTPRVELSKKQEEIVFAENGAIYVKASAGSGKTRVLTERVRYLLDKTNKKVLALTFTNKAGEEIKERLSDISEIDNRVFVGTFHSFCQSILENHGNLIGRAQMPHIFEDESDRLELVEQAIMQTPSYAEIYKNKSKQNQIDYRYSVLSFISKVKRELISDSELGQHTTDDNLVLIYHNYREILDNQNAIDFDDLLFLAHNLLVNYPKTAALYRRSFFAICIDEAQDLNNAQYQLLLALVNGEFNNIIMVGDSNQSIYNFNGSSPKYMDEQFVHDFDPVAVIKLNENYRSSKEVLLAAKKIIPDESDISETVKEGIFKIHCLKNEHDEAQWVVDKINELLTAKTHDDIEGEITLEKIAVLARNKYIFNQLENLLTENNLPFYYKMTPGMIRFESDLMKIFDLSLRVRLNPLDDLHKQRLLNYLNIKNSENMNLESMIPLVPDELVQNLILLVTELHDDGSNIKQKLESFRDTLTVNDENEKNMIFNDITEILNHWHNYAKKTDNKSLHQFKNAMALGKTHPLTQHSGITLSTVHTMKGQEFDIVFIIGMDDETFPDYRAVRSGGIELIQEKNNLYVAFTRAKRFLYVT from the coding sequence ATGACACCCCGAGTTGAATTGTCAAAAAAGCAGGAAGAAATTGTCTTTGCTGAAAATGGTGCCATCTACGTTAAAGCTAGTGCTGGGAGTGGAAAAACACGTGTTTTAACTGAAAGGGTACGATATCTATTAGATAAAACCAATAAAAAAGTACTTGCTCTGACATTTACTAACAAGGCGGGGGAAGAGATTAAGGAACGATTAAGCGACATATCAGAAATAGACAATCGTGTTTTTGTGGGGACTTTTCATAGTTTTTGTCAATCTATACTGGAAAACCATGGTAATTTGATTGGTCGGGCGCAAATGCCGCATATTTTTGAAGATGAATCAGACAGGTTAGAATTGGTTGAACAGGCGATTATGCAAACCCCTTCATATGCAGAAATATACAAAAATAAATCTAAACAAAATCAGATTGATTATCGATATAGTGTATTAAGTTTTATCTCAAAAGTTAAACGAGAATTAATCTCTGACAGTGAACTTGGACAACATACAACTGATGATAATCTAGTTTTGATTTATCATAACTATCGGGAGATTTTGGATAATCAAAATGCCATCGATTTCGATGATCTTTTGTTTCTTGCGCATAACTTGCTGGTTAATTATCCCAAAACAGCTGCTTTGTACCGCAGGAGTTTTTTTGCGATTTGCATAGATGAAGCACAGGACTTGAATAATGCCCAATATCAACTTTTACTTGCTTTGGTTAATGGTGAATTTAATAATATCATAATGGTAGGCGATTCGAATCAATCAATTTACAACTTTAATGGTTCATCTCCGAAATATATGGATGAACAGTTTGTACATGATTTTGACCCCGTTGCTGTTATAAAATTGAATGAAAATTATCGTTCATCAAAAGAAGTATTATTAGCTGCAAAAAAAATAATTCCGGATGAATCTGATATTTCAGAAACAGTTAAGGAAGGCATTTTTAAAATACATTGTCTGAAAAATGAACACGATGAAGCCCAGTGGGTTGTTGATAAGATAAATGAACTACTTACTGCAAAAACACATGATGATATTGAAGGTGAAATTACCCTTGAAAAAATAGCAGTTCTTGCAAGAAATAAATATATCTTTAATCAATTAGAAAATCTCTTAACAGAGAACAATCTTCCTTTTTACTACAAAATGACTCCAGGAATGATTCGTTTTGAGTCTGATTTAATGAAAATATTTGATCTTTCATTAAGAGTAAGGTTAAACCCATTGGACGATTTACATAAGCAAAGGTTGCTAAATTATCTAAATATAAAAAATTCCGAAAATATGAACTTGGAAAGTATGATTCCATTAGTGCCAGATGAGTTGGTTCAAAATCTTATCTTACTAGTTACGGAATTACATGATGATGGAAGTAACATAAAGCAGAAATTGGAAAGTTTCAGAGATACGCTGACTGTCAATGATGAAAACGAAAAGAATATGATTTTCAATGACATTACAGAAATATTAAACCATTGGCATAATTATGCTAAGAAAACAGATAACAAATCATTGCATCAATTTAAAAATGCTATGGCTTTAGGAAAAACTCATCCACTAACACAACATAGCGGTATCACACTAAGTACCGTGCATACAATGAAAGGACAGGAGTTTGATATTGTCTTTATTATCGGCATGGATGATGAGACATTTCCTGATTATCGTGCTGTTCGAAGCGGGGGTATCGAGCTGATACAAGAAAAAAATAATTTATATGTTGCTTTTACCCGAGCAAAGCGCTTTTTATATGTAACCTAG